The following nucleotide sequence is from Nocardioides daedukensis.
AGGGTCGAGAAGCCCTCCGTCCTGTGGCGCGGATCGGGAGCGGTGCGTGCATCGATCCGTGGTGCGGTCAGCCACCGCCCGATGCCGGAGCGAGCCTTGGTGCCCGCTCTGGTCGACGGGGACGACACCTCCATGCCCGACGAGGTCGCCGAGGAGTTCCGGACCACGGGTCTCACCCACCTGTTGGCGGTGTCAGGCACCAATCTGACCCTGGTCGTCGGGTTCCTGTTGATCGTGGGGCGCTGGTGCGGCGTGCGCGGGCGGTGGCAGTACGTGCTCGGCGCACTCGGGATCATCGGCTTCATCCTCCTCGCGCGCACCGAGCCCAGTGTCGTCCGCGCCGCCGCGATGGGCACGGTCGCGTTGATCGGGATGGGCTCGAACGGGACCGGGCGGGGCATCCGGTGCCTCGGCGTGGCCGTCGTCGGCCTGCTGGTCTGGGATCCGTGGCTGTGTACGACGGTCGGGTTCGCGCTGTCCGTCCTGGCCACCTCCGGCATCCTGCTCCTCGGACCCGGGTGGTCACGAGCCCTGGCGAACTGGATGCCGATGCCGGTTGCCCAGGCGATCGCCGTACCGACCGCAGCGCAGTTGGCGTGCACGCCGATCGTGGCGGCGATCTCGGGGCAGGTGAGCCTGGTGGCGGTCGTCGCCAACCTCCTGGCTGCACCGCTGGTGGCGCCGGCCACCGTCCTCGGCCTCCTCGGCGGATTGATCGGCCTGGTCTGGATGCCGGCAGGACGACTGTGCGGTTGGGTCGCCTGTTGGTGCGCCTGGGGGATCATCACCGTCGCGGACCGCTGTGCCCGCTTGTCCCTGCCGGCGATCGACTGGGGGACGACCGTGGTTCCGGTCGCCCTGCTCACCGTGCTCTGTGTCGGGCTCGCGGTGACCCTCGGCCCGGTCTTCGCCCGCCGCTGGTCGGGCTTCTCGTGCTGTGTGGTGATGGTCCTGGTCGTGGTGGTGCCACTTCCCAGTCCGGGCTGGCCGCCTCGGGGTTGGGTGATGGCCGTCTGCGATGTCGGTCAAGGAGACGCAGTGGTTCTCAACGCCGGCGAGGGGCGAGGGGTCCTTGTCGATGCCGGCCCGGATCCTGCTCTCGTGGACAAGTGTCTGGCCCGTCTCGACGTGGAGGCCCTGCCGCTGATCGTGCTGACCCACTTCCACGCCGACCACGTCGACGGACTGCCCGGTGCGTTGGCTGGTCGCGACAGTGGGGAAGTGTTGGTCAGCGCCCTGCCTGAGCCGCCGCAGCGCTACCGGTCCGTCCTCGAGGCGACCCGGGGGAGAGTGCGCGTGCCCGCCCTGGGCGAGGTACGCCGGGTGGGTCAGGTGACCTTGCAGGTGGTCGGTCCGACTCCGGGCGTCGTGTTCCGCGGCGACCCGAACAACTCCTCGATCGTGCTGGTGGCCGAGGTGCACGGCATCCGGATCCTGCTCACCGGTGACGAGGAGCCCGAGGCGCAGGAAGCATTCGTGAAGGCCTGGCCGGGGCTGCGGATCGACGTACTCAAGATCCCTCACCACGGCAGCCGGCACCAGGACATGCGCCACCTGCTCTCCCTCGACGCCTCGGTGGCAATCGCCTCGCTTGGCGCCGACAACGACTACGGCCATCCGGCTCCCTCGACGATGGATCCCCTGGCGGAGTCGGGAGCCGCGACGTTCCGCACCGACAGGGACGGGGACGTCCTCGTGCTCCGCGACGGAGAAGGTATGAAGGTGCGGACCCGGGACTGACCCCGGCACAAGTTCCCCGCGCCCTTGCTGTCCGAGGCCTGTGGCAGGCTTGCCCGCGATGGCAGGCAAGGGAGCAGTAGACGTGTTGGGCAAGGTCACCTTGGTGACCGGTCCCGAGGAGTTCCTCAACGAGCGCACGGTGGTCGAGTCGAAGGCCGCGGTGAAGGCGATCGACGGGGAGGCCGAGTTCTCCGAAGCACAAGGTGGAGACCTGTCCCTGGCCACGCTCGGTGAGCTCGCCGCGCCCTCGCTCTTCTCGAGCACCAGGTGCATCGTGGTGCGCCAGTTGGAGAACCTCCCCGACGAGTCGATCGAAGGCCTGCTCGGCTATTGCAAGGACCCTGTCGAGGACGTGGCACTGATCCTCGTCCACAGCGGTGGCCAGAAGGGCTCGGGCGTGCTCAACAAGCTCCGCAAGCTCGCCCCGGTCACCGAGCACAAGTCGGCCGCGATCAAGGCCTCCGAGTTCCCGCGCTTCGTCAGTTCCGAGGTACGCCGGCACGGGTCGCGCGTTGATGACGAGGCAGCAGACTTCCTCGTGCAAGCGATCGGGCAGGACCTGCGCTCGCTGTCCGCAGCGGCACACCAGCTGGTCAATGACTTCCCGGGCGAATCGCTGAACACCGAGAAGGTCAAGCGCTACTTCGGCGGTCGTGCCGAGGCGAAGTCGTTCGCCGTGGCAGACAGCGCCTTCTTCGGCCGGCGGGCCAAGGCCATGGAGGAATTGCGCTGGGCCCTCGACGGCGGGACCGCGCCCGTGCTGATCACCTCGGCGTTCGCCGGGGGAGTGCGTGGCCTGGCCCGCTACGTCTCGGCCCCGCGGGGGATGCGAGAAGCAGACCTGGCGCGCGAAGTCGGCGTGCCGCCCTGGAAGCTGCGCACCCTGCGTGACCAGTCGCGTGCATGGAGCCCGACCGGGCTGGCCGAGGCGATCCGAGCGATCGCCCAGGCCGACGCGGACATCAAGGGCGCCGCACACGATGCGGCGTACACCCTGGAGAAGCTGGTGCTGACCGTCGCAGGCCTGCGCGACCAGCGCTGAGCGCGAGCGGCTCGGTAGGAGTCACCGGGTACCCGGTGAGTCTGCCGCTTCCCGGGCAAGATCTTGCCCGGGAAGTACCGGAGTCACCCGGTACCCGGTGACTCCTGCGCCGGATGCGACGGGTGAGGTTTGTCAGCCGGAACACGCACGAAATGCAAGAAGGCGCCGACCCCGAGGGGGTCGACGCCTGCTGCGTGAGGACTACCTCAGAGGGAGGCAGCCTTCTTGGCGATCGACGACTTGCGGTTCGCCGCCTGGTTCTTGTGGATGACACCCTTGGAGGCTGCCTGGTCCAGCTTGCGGTTCGCTTCGCGACCAGCGGCGACGGCGGCGTCCTTGTCGCCGGCCTCGGCGAGCTCACGGAACTTGCGCACAGCGGACTTCAGGCCGGTCTTGACGGCCTTGTTGCGCTCGTGCGCCGCCTCGTTCTGGCGGTTGCGCTTGATCTGGGACTTGATGTTCGCCACGTTGCTGCGCTTTCACTTGGTTCGGACTGGATTGGAGGTCTTCGGGTGGACGGTGGGTTGTCCACCGGGTGGGCCCGCGGGAATCTGCAGCCCTTGGCATGTCAGCGAAGAGGGCGCCAGACATGCAAGCGGAAACTCTATCAGCGCTCCCGGTGCACCCCAAATCCGTTCACTGACACCAGTGAACCCGCTGGTCGGACACTAAATCAAGGTGCGCCGACACGACCGGCTCGGGTTCACTGGCGCTATGCCCGAACTCGTGCCACCCACCACCCTCGTCATGGACTCGTTCCTCGAGGCAATGGACGAGTTCGTCGCCGAAGGCACCACTGACACGCAGACCGCCGGGTGGATCGAGCGGTTCGGCGACTCGTGGCAGACCCCGGCCGGATTCGAGGCGTTCGTGGCCGAGATCCGCGCACAGGAGGTGGACGAGATCGCCATCCCGGCGCACTGGGTGCTGACCTCGACCCGGTGGTGGATCGAGGGGGACACCTATCTCGGTCGGATCGCGCTGCGCCAGCGCCTGAACGAGAAGCTGGCCGATGTCGGCGGACACATCGGGTACGACGTACGCCCTTCGGCTCGGCGATGCGGGCACGCCAGTGGGATGCTTCGCGCCGTCCTTCCGCTCGCGCACAGCTTCGGGATCGACCCCGCCCTGGTCACCTGCGACGACGACAACGTCGCCTCGATCCGGGTGATCGAGGGTGCCGGGGGCGTCCTGGAGGACGTGCGCGGCATCAAGCGCCGATATTGGGTGCCGACGGCCTGACCCAGTCAGTTCGGTGCTTCGAGTCCTGCGTGGGAGAATGCGCCAACGACCCACGATCGACCCGCGATCGACGTACGACACGGTCAGTGAACTGTTCAAAAGCAAGTCCGAAAGGGCCACGTGAGCCTCAAGAACGCGCCGCAGCCTGGTCACACCGATCCCGCGATCATCAGGAACTTCTGCATCATCGCGCACATCGACCACGGCAAGTCGACCCTTGCCGACCGCATGCTGCAGTTGACCGGAGTCGTCGACGCCCGCGCTGCCCGAGCCCAATACCTCGACCGGATGGACATCGAGCGCGAGCGGGGCATCACGATCAAGTCGCAGGCCGTGCGGATGCCGTGGACGGTCACCGACGAGGCCGCGGTCGAGCACGACGTCGAGGCCGGCCCCGGGACCTACGTCCTGAACATGATCGACACCCCCGGCCACGTCGACTTCACCTACGAGGTCTCCCGCTCGCTTGAGGCGTGCGAAGCGGCGATCCTGCTCGTCGACGCCGCCCAGGGCATCGAGGCGCAGACCTTGGCCAACCTCTACCTCGCCATGGGCGCGGACCTCCAGATCATCCCGGTGCTGAACAAGATCGACCTGCCCAGCGCGAACGTCGAGAAGTACGCCGCCGAACTGGCCGGCCTGGTCGGCTGCGACCCCGCCGACGTGCTCAAGGTCAGCGCCAAGACCGGACTCGGTGTCGAGGCCCTGCTCAACGAGATCGTCAAGCAGGTCCCGCCGCCCATCGGCGCGGCCGACAAGCCGGCGCGGGCCCTGATCTTCGACTCGGTCTATGACACCTACCGCGGCGTGATCACCTATGTCCGGGTCATCGACGGCGAGCTCACCCACCGCGACCGGATCAAGATGATGTCGACCAACGCCACCCACGAGATGCTCGAGCTCGGCGTGATCAGCCCCGAGCAGGTCAAGGCCGGCAAGATCGGCGTCGGCGAGGTCGGCTACCTGATCACCGGGGTGAAGGACGTGCGCCAGTCGCGTGTCGGTGACACCGTCACCACCCAGCACAGCGGAGCCGTCGAGGCGCTCGGTGGCTACAAGCACCCGAACCCGATGGTCTATGCCGGGCTCTATCCCATCGACGGCGACCAGTTCGGCGACCTGCGCGAGGCCCTGGAGAAGCTCCAGCTCAACGACGCGGCACTGACCTATGAGCCGGAGACCTCCGGCGCCCTGGGCTTCGGCTTCCGGATCGGCTTCCTGGGCCTGCTGCACATGGAGATCACCCGGGACCGGCTCGAGCGCGAGTTCAACCTCGACCTCATCTCGACCGCGCCCAACGTGGTCTACGAGGTGACCATGGAGGACGGCTCGGAGCACGAGGTCACCAACCCGAGCGAGTTCCCCGAGGGCAAGATCTCCGAGGTGCGCGAGCCGATCGTCCGGGCCACGATCCTGAGCCCGTCCGACCACATCGGGGCGATCATGGAGCTGTGCCAGACCAAGCGCGGAGAGCTCAAGGGGATGGACTACCTCTCCGAGGACCGCGTCGAGATGCGTTACACGCTGCCGATGGGCGAGATCGTCTTCGACTTCTTCGACCAGCTGAAGTCGAAGACCAAGGGCTATGCCTCGCTCGACTACGAGCGCACCGGCGAGCAGGCGGCGGACCTGGTCAAGGTCGACATCCTGCTGCAGGGCGAGCCGGTCGATGCCTTCTCGGCGATCGTGCACCGGGAAGCGGCCTACTCCTATGGCCTGATGATGGCCGGCAAGCTCAAGGACCTGATCCCCAGGCAGCAGTTCGAGGTGCCGATCCAGGCCGCGATCGGGGCTCGGGTGATCGCCCGGGAGACGATCCGCGCGATCCGCAAGGACGTCCTGGCCAAGTGCTACGGCGGCGACATCTCCCGCAAGCGCAAGCTCCTGGAGAAGCAGAAGGAGGGCAAGAAGCGGATGAAGATGGTCGGCCGCGTCGAGGTCCCCCAAGAAGCATTCGTCGCCGCCCTCTCCACGACGCAGTCCGCCGAGAGCACGCCCAAGAAGTGAGGGTCGGCGCATGCCGGGAGTGAGCCTGCGCACCCGGGCGGTGTGCGCGTTCATGAAGCTCGCCATGCGCCGCTCCTTCCTCACCGAGGAGCTCGGCGAGCAGACGCTGCTCCAGCCGAAGACCTCCGCCAGCCCGCCCGCGTGGCTGGTCCGGCAGTACGCCGTCACTCGCCGCGAGGTGGGCGGCTTCGCGGTGTACCGCGTGCTGCCGCGCGCCGGCCGCGAGGTCAGTGGAACCACCGGACCCGTCGTCGTCTACCTGCACGGCGGCTCCTACGTGAAGCAGATCGCCAAGCAGCACTGGCGGCTGATCGCCGACCTGGTGGACGCGACCGGGTGCCCGGTCGACGCGCCGATCTATGGCCTCGCGCCGCAGCACGACCTCGGCGAGATGGTCGACTTCGTCCTGGCGGTTGTGCGCGGGCTCGACGGCGCGCAGGTGCGTCTGGCCGGGGACTCGGCCGGCGGCGGCCTCGCGCTGCTGGTCGCCCAACGACTCCGCGACGAGGGGGATTCGCCGGTCTCGTCGGTCACGGTGATGGCGCCCTGGCTGGACCTGGCGATGAACAACCCCGACATCGACCTGATCGAGCCGAACGACCCGTGGTTGGCCCGTCCGGCGATCCGCCCGATGGCCCGGGCAGTGGCCGGAGCCGTGCCCCTCGACGACCCGCGGGTCAGCCCGATCAGGGGCTCCTTGGCGGACCTGCCCCCGATCACCGTGATGGTCGGCACTCGCGACATGACCCTCGCCGACGTACGCCTGCTCCGAGCCCGCGTGCTGGCCGCAGGCGGCTCGATCGTCGTCCACGAGTCGCCCGGCTCACCGCACGTCCACCCACTGCTGCCCACTCCTGAAGGGCGCGCCGCGCGCCGGGTGTTCATCGACGCCGTGGTCGCAGGAGGCTGAGCGTGGCGCCGACAATCCCGCACGGCGTACTCCGGATGGCTGATCGCGGGCCGGACTGGGCGGCGTACGTCGAAGCCCTGCCTCGACGCATCAGTGAGCTGTGTGCCGAGTGGCAGCTCACCGAGGACGGTGCGCCGATGCATGGGTACTGCGCTCTGGTGCTACCGGTGCGCACGGCCGGTCGGCGCCCGGCGGTGCTCAAGGTGGCCTTCCCCGACGACGAGTCCGAGCACGAGCACCTGGCCCTCCAGCACTGGCACGGCACCGGGGCGGTCCAGCTGCTGCGGGCCGATCCGCACCGTCGCGCGATGCTCCTGGAGCGGCTGCACCGCGAGGACCTCACCGAGCTGTGGGACCTGGAGGCGTGCGAGGTCGTGGCCGGCCTCTATCGACAGCTCCATCTGCCGGCGCCGCCTCAGCTCTCCACGCTCTCCTCGCAGGTCGCCAGGTGGACCGCTCAGCTGGGCGAGCTGCCGCGCAACGCGCCGGTGCCGAGGCGTCTGGTGGAGCAGGCGGTTGCGCTCGGCCGGACGTTCGCCGTCGACCCGGACACGGACGGCACCCTGGTGCACACGGACCTGCACTACGCCAACGTGCTCGGCGCGGATCGCCAACCCTGGTTGGCGATCGACCCGAAGCCGCTCAGCGGCGACCCGCACTACGAGCTGGCGCCGATGCTGTGGAATCGCTTCGACGAGCTCGCCGGGGACGTGCGTGACGGGTTGCGTCGTCGCTTCCACACGATCATCGACGCGGCCGATCTCGACGAGGACCGGGCACGTGACTGGTTGGTGGTCCGGATGGTGCACAACGCGTCCTGGACCATCCGCGAGGCCGTGGTCGCAGACCGGGTGCTGACGGAGCAGGAACGCGCCTGGCTGACCACCTGCGTGACCGTCGCCAAGGCCGTCCAGGACTAGGCATCCGAGACCAGGCCTCAGCGCCGGGAGAACCAGCCCTTCTTCTTGCGGGGCTCCTGCGGCGCACCGGCGGAGTCGCCGGCAGGCACCAGATCGAGGATCGCAACGCCCTCGTCGACGAGGTCTTCGCCGGGAACGGCGCGGTACGTCGTGGCGCCCAGGACGATCTCGGCACCGGGCTCGAGTCGACGCTCCTGACGCAAGCAGGTCGCGACGGCCTCGGTGAGCATGGTGAACAGCTCCGCCGGCTCGCCGGGAACCCGGATCTGCAGCTCGTGGGTCCCGAGCACCCGGAGGCCTCGGGTGAAGGCGACGGCGTCGGGGGAGTCGCCACCGACCCGTAGCGCGTGGACACGGAACCAGGTGCGCTCGATCTGGTCCTCATAGAGGTCGTGCATGAACATCGCCTCGGTGGTGACCAAGGACTGCTCGGGCAACCAGATCGCATCGGCGCTGGTGTCCTCGAGGATGGTGCCGCAGATCTGGGAGAGCAGGGTGAGTGCGGGGCGGATGTCCCCCTCGACCACGGCAACCGAGGCGAATGCCTGCCCGTCGACGATGGACGACTCGACGCGGTCGCGCAGGGGGCTGGTGGCCAGGTCGCCGAACAGGGTCCGGTTCTGCATGGGAGTGTCCCAGAACCCGACCTGCAGTGCGGTGCCGTTGACCGTGATCACGTGGAGCTCCCCGTTGGGCAGGTCGGCAAGTGCGGCAGCGAGCGATTCCGCGACCGGGCTGAATGCGGCAGCGGCGCTGGTCGGGGCCGGCTGCCCGGGACCGAAGAAGAGGACGGCGCTGGGCAGGTGGAGCTCGGTCTCGTGTGTCATGGCGCACCCCTACCGCTGCGTGGAGTCGTCGAAACCTCCGGGAATCCGGCTGACAGTGCCCGGTGGATCTGGAAGGGTGGCTGCGTGACTGCTTCCGTGCTCCAGATCAGCGTCGGCCTACCTCGTGACGAGGCCTGGGCGGGCAACCTGAAGCGCACGGCCATCGACAAGCGAGCGGTCACCGATCCCGTCCGGGTACGCCGTACAGGCATCGACGGTGACCACGTCGCCGACACCGTGCACCACGGCGGGCCGGACAAGGCGGTCTATGCCTTCGCCCGCGAGGACCTGGACCGGTGGGAGGCCGAGCTCGGAGCGGTGATCCGCAACGGCCAGTTCGGCGAGAACCTCACCACCACCGGGATCGACGTGAATGCCGCGCTGGTGGGCGAGCGCTGGCGGATCGGCGAGGTGCTCCTGGAGGTGGCCGACGTGCGGATCCCGTGCAGCGTCTTCAAGAACTGGATGGGTCTAGGCGGCTATGACGACACGGCTTGGGTGAAGCGGTTCGCCCTGGACCAACGACCGGGGCCCTACTTCAGGGTGCTCGAGGAGGGGCTCTTCCGGGTGGGCGACGAGATCCGCGTGGAACACCGCCCCGACCATGCCATCACCGTCACGCACCTGTTCCGGGCGCTGACCACTGAGCGCCATCTCCAGCCCGCCCTGCTTCAGATCGACGGCTTGGCCGAGTCGCTGAGGACCAGGATCCAAGCCGGAAAGATGGGCTGAATCGCCCATTTTCTTGGACTGTCTGGCGAGATCGCGTGTACTGACGAGTAAGAGTGATCTAGGTTACTGGCATGCCGATCAATTACGACGCATCATTCATCGACACGATGCCCAAGAACGTTGCCGTCCAGTTCCTGGAGCGCGTCAACAAGTCAGGGCCCAAGGAGGCCTTCCGATTCCCGATCGGGGAGAACTGGGAGTCGGTGACCTGGAACCAGGTCGGTGACCGCGCCAGCGCCCTTGCCGCCGGCCTGATGGCCCTCGGCATCGAGCCCGAGCAGCGCGTCGGCATCGCCTCGACCACCCGCTACGAGTGGATCCTGGCCGACCTGGCAGTCACCCTCGCCGGTGCTGCGACGACCACCGTCTATCCGACCACCAACGCCGGCGACACGGCGTACATCCTGGGCGACTCCGAGTCGCGAGTGGTCTTCGCCGAGGACGACGGCCAGATCGCCAAGCTGGTCGAGCACCGCAACGAGCTTCCGCACCTGATGAAGATCGTCACCTTCGAGGGCAAGACCGATGGTGACTGGATCATCAGCCTGGACGACCTGGAGAAACTCGGCGCCGACTACCTGGCGCAGAACGCGAACGCCGTGGTGGAGCACGCCGAGGCGATCCGCGCCGACCAGCTCGCCACCCTGATCTACACCTCCGGCACCACCGGCCGCCCCAAGGGCGTGCGGCTGCTGCACCGGGCGTGGGTCTTCGAGGGAGAGGCGATCGCGAGCCAGAAGATCCTCGGGGAGGACGACCTCAACTTCTTGTGGCTGCCGATGGCGCACTCGTTCGGCAAGGTCCTGCTGTCCGCCCAAATGGCGTGTGGCTACGCCACCGCGATCGACGGCCGGATCGACAAGATCATCGACAACCTGGCCATCGTGAAGCCCACCTTCATGGGTGCCGCGCCCCGCATCTTCGAGAAGGCCTACAGCCGGATCGTCACCATGCAGGCGGCCGAGGGCGGCGTGAAGGAGAAGCTCTTCAACAAGGCCTTCGCCGTGGGCCTTGAGGTCGAGAAGCGCAAGCGTGAGGGCCAGTCGATCCCGCTCGGCCTCAAGCTGCAGCACGGACTCTTCGACAAGCTGGTCTTCAGCAAGGTGCGCGACCGCTTCGGTGGACGGGTCCGCTTCTTCATCTCGGGCTCCGCAGCCCTCAACCGCGAGATCGCCGAGTGGTTCAACGCTGCCGGCATCCTGATCCTCGAGGGCTACGGAATGACCGAGAACGCGGCCGGTGCCGCCGTGGGTCACCCCGACCACTTCAAGATCGGCAGCGTCGGTACGCCGTTCCCGGGCACCGAGCTCAAGATCGCCGAGGACGGTGAGGTCCTGGTGCGCGGCCCGCACGTCATGGAGGGCTATCACAACCTGCCCGAGCAGACCGCCGAGGCGCTGCAGGACGGCTGGCTGCACACCGGTGACATCGGTGAGCTCGATGCCGACGGCTTCCTCAGGATCACCGACCGCAAGAAGGACCTGTTCAAGACCTCCGGCGGCAAGTACATCGC
It contains:
- the holA gene encoding DNA polymerase III subunit delta, whose translation is MAGKGAVDVLGKVTLVTGPEEFLNERTVVESKAAVKAIDGEAEFSEAQGGDLSLATLGELAAPSLFSSTRCIVVRQLENLPDESIEGLLGYCKDPVEDVALILVHSGGQKGSGVLNKLRKLAPVTEHKSAAIKASEFPRFVSSEVRRHGSRVDDEAADFLVQAIGQDLRSLSAAAHQLVNDFPGESLNTEKVKRYFGGRAEAKSFAVADSAFFGRRAKAMEELRWALDGGTAPVLITSAFAGGVRGLARYVSAPRGMREADLAREVGVPPWKLRTLRDQSRAWSPTGLAEAIRAIAQADADIKGAAHDAAYTLEKLVLTVAGLRDQR
- a CDS encoding aminoglycoside phosphotransferase family protein; the protein is MAPTIPHGVLRMADRGPDWAAYVEALPRRISELCAEWQLTEDGAPMHGYCALVLPVRTAGRRPAVLKVAFPDDESEHEHLALQHWHGTGAVQLLRADPHRRAMLLERLHREDLTELWDLEACEVVAGLYRQLHLPAPPQLSTLSSQVARWTAQLGELPRNAPVPRRLVEQAVALGRTFAVDPDTDGTLVHTDLHYANVLGADRQPWLAIDPKPLSGDPHYELAPMLWNRFDELAGDVRDGLRRRFHTIIDAADLDEDRARDWLVVRMVHNASWTIREAVVADRVLTEQERAWLTTCVTVAKAVQD
- a CDS encoding ComEC/Rec2 family competence protein, with product MPALDLRLPSVEIRDLRMAAAGAAAWLGGLGGLLAPRAALLAGVVAGLLALLVAGRPGLRRAIAAWLLVALAVGTSAVLRDMSVGGGPVATLAPMRSAVDARITITSDPREVSGQFSTSVVMRAVVTHLSAHGTSYAVHTPVLVIADETWSGTRLGSSLHLRGRLASADGHDVAAVFTPLSPPVRVEKPSVLWRGSGAVRASIRGAVSHRPMPERALVPALVDGDDTSMPDEVAEEFRTTGLTHLLAVSGTNLTLVVGFLLIVGRWCGVRGRWQYVLGALGIIGFILLARTEPSVVRAAAMGTVALIGMGSNGTGRGIRCLGVAVVGLLVWDPWLCTTVGFALSVLATSGILLLGPGWSRALANWMPMPVAQAIAVPTAAQLACTPIVAAISGQVSLVAVVANLLAAPLVAPATVLGLLGGLIGLVWMPAGRLCGWVACWCAWGIITVADRCARLSLPAIDWGTTVVPVALLTVLCVGLAVTLGPVFARRWSGFSCCVVMVLVVVVPLPSPGWPPRGWVMAVCDVGQGDAVVLNAGEGRGVLVDAGPDPALVDKCLARLDVEALPLIVLTHFHADHVDGLPGALAGRDSGEVLVSALPEPPQRYRSVLEATRGRVRVPALGEVRRVGQVTLQVVGPTPGVVFRGDPNNSSIVLVAEVHGIRILLTGDEEPEAQEAFVKAWPGLRIDVLKIPHHGSRHQDMRHLLSLDASVAIASLGADNDYGHPAPSTMDPLAESGAATFRTDRDGDVLVLRDGEGMKVRTRD
- a CDS encoding GNAT family N-acetyltransferase, with amino-acid sequence MPELVPPTTLVMDSFLEAMDEFVAEGTTDTQTAGWIERFGDSWQTPAGFEAFVAEIRAQEVDEIAIPAHWVLTSTRWWIEGDTYLGRIALRQRLNEKLADVGGHIGYDVRPSARRCGHASGMLRAVLPLAHSFGIDPALVTCDDDNVASIRVIEGAGGVLEDVRGIKRRYWVPTA
- a CDS encoding AMP-dependent synthetase/ligase; its protein translation is MPINYDASFIDTMPKNVAVQFLERVNKSGPKEAFRFPIGENWESVTWNQVGDRASALAAGLMALGIEPEQRVGIASTTRYEWILADLAVTLAGAATTTVYPTTNAGDTAYILGDSESRVVFAEDDGQIAKLVEHRNELPHLMKIVTFEGKTDGDWIISLDDLEKLGADYLAQNANAVVEHAEAIRADQLATLIYTSGTTGRPKGVRLLHRAWVFEGEAIASQKILGEDDLNFLWLPMAHSFGKVLLSAQMACGYATAIDGRIDKIIDNLAIVKPTFMGAAPRIFEKAYSRIVTMQAAEGGVKEKLFNKAFAVGLEVEKRKREGQSIPLGLKLQHGLFDKLVFSKVRDRFGGRVRFFISGSAALNREIAEWFNAAGILILEGYGMTENAAGAAVGHPDHFKIGSVGTPFPGTELKIAEDGEVLVRGPHVMEGYHNLPEQTAEALQDGWLHTGDIGELDADGFLRITDRKKDLFKTSGGKYIAPSAIESQFKAICPYVSQFLVVGAERNYCVALISLDPDQVTGWAEENGMAGKSYTEVVNSQGVKDMIAGYVDELNGRLNRWETIKKHVILDNDLSIESGELTPSLKVKRKVVEENNKSVIDSLYT
- the lepA gene encoding translation elongation factor 4, with protein sequence MSLKNAPQPGHTDPAIIRNFCIIAHIDHGKSTLADRMLQLTGVVDARAARAQYLDRMDIERERGITIKSQAVRMPWTVTDEAAVEHDVEAGPGTYVLNMIDTPGHVDFTYEVSRSLEACEAAILLVDAAQGIEAQTLANLYLAMGADLQIIPVLNKIDLPSANVEKYAAELAGLVGCDPADVLKVSAKTGLGVEALLNEIVKQVPPPIGAADKPARALIFDSVYDTYRGVITYVRVIDGELTHRDRIKMMSTNATHEMLELGVISPEQVKAGKIGVGEVGYLITGVKDVRQSRVGDTVTTQHSGAVEALGGYKHPNPMVYAGLYPIDGDQFGDLREALEKLQLNDAALTYEPETSGALGFGFRIGFLGLLHMEITRDRLEREFNLDLISTAPNVVYEVTMEDGSEHEVTNPSEFPEGKISEVREPIVRATILSPSDHIGAIMELCQTKRGELKGMDYLSEDRVEMRYTLPMGEIVFDFFDQLKSKTKGYASLDYERTGEQAADLVKVDILLQGEPVDAFSAIVHREAAYSYGLMMAGKLKDLIPRQQFEVPIQAAIGARVIARETIRAIRKDVLAKCYGGDISRKRKLLEKQKEGKKRMKMVGRVEVPQEAFVAALSTTQSAESTPKK
- the rpsT gene encoding 30S ribosomal protein S20 produces the protein MANIKSQIKRNRQNEAAHERNKAVKTGLKSAVRKFRELAEAGDKDAAVAAGREANRKLDQAASKGVIHKNQAANRKSSIAKKAASL
- a CDS encoding alpha/beta hydrolase fold domain-containing protein, whose translation is MPGVSLRTRAVCAFMKLAMRRSFLTEELGEQTLLQPKTSASPPAWLVRQYAVTRREVGGFAVYRVLPRAGREVSGTTGPVVVYLHGGSYVKQIAKQHWRLIADLVDATGCPVDAPIYGLAPQHDLGEMVDFVLAVVRGLDGAQVRLAGDSAGGGLALLVAQRLRDEGDSPVSSVTVMAPWLDLAMNNPDIDLIEPNDPWLARPAIRPMARAVAGAVPLDDPRVSPIRGSLADLPPITVMVGTRDMTLADVRLLRARVLAAGGSIVVHESPGSPHVHPLLPTPEGRAARRVFIDAVVAGG
- a CDS encoding MOSC domain-containing protein, which translates into the protein MTASVLQISVGLPRDEAWAGNLKRTAIDKRAVTDPVRVRRTGIDGDHVADTVHHGGPDKAVYAFAREDLDRWEAELGAVIRNGQFGENLTTTGIDVNAALVGERWRIGEVLLEVADVRIPCSVFKNWMGLGGYDDTAWVKRFALDQRPGPYFRVLEEGLFRVGDEIRVEHRPDHAITVTHLFRALTTERHLQPALLQIDGLAESLRTRIQAGKMG